The Raphanus sativus cultivar WK10039 chromosome 2, ASM80110v3, whole genome shotgun sequence DNA segment TGCGTTCAGACAATGCTCCTGAGCTAAGATTTACTGCTTTCTTTAAGAAGAAAGGTATTGTTGCCTATCATTCTTGTCCTGAAACTCCGGAGCAGAACAGTGTTGTTCAGAGGAAACACCAACATATCCTTAACGTGGCCAGAGCTCTGATGTTTCAGTCTAATCTTACTCTGGATTATTGGGGTGATTCGGTGTTAACTGCAGTGTTTCTGATTAACAGAACACCTACTCCCCTTCTCAAAAACAAATCCCCATTTGAAGTTTTAACTTCCAAAGCTCCAGATTACAGTGGCCTCAAGGTTTTTGGTTGCTTGGCTTACATGTCTACCTCTTCTAAGAACAGGCATAAGTTTCAGCCTCGCTCCAAACCGTGTATCTTTCTCGGGTATCCTTCTGGATACAAGGGCTATAAGCTACTGGATATGGACTCTCACAAGATTCATATCTCCAGAAACGTTGTGTTTCACGAGACTATCTTTCCTTTCACAAATGATCAGATGGTTCATCTTGATGGTTTCTTCTCTATGGGTAAAATGCCTCACTCAGCAGATAGTGATGTTCCTATAGTAACAAGTGAATCCCCTGCAGTTGAAAGTAAAATCCCTGCAGTTGTGGGTGAAACTTGTGAACCAGTGAACAAGCATCCAACTAGAGAAGCGTCAAAACGTGTTTCTAAACCTCCTGATTATCTAAATGAGTATCTTTGTCATATGACTGATACGATCATTCCTTATCCATTGGCTTCATATATCTCCTTTGCTAAACTCTCAGAAGGTTATGAAGCTTACATCTGTGCTCTAGCTCAACATACTGAACCTGCTTCATTTGCTCAAGCTAAGAATTTTGATGTCTGGCTCAAAGCAATGAATGAGGAATTGTTGGCGCTTGAAAGTACCAATACTTGGACTATTGTTTCTCTCCCGGATGGTAAACATAAGATTGGATGTAAATGGGTTTACAAGTTTAAACTCCAAGCTGATGGCACCTTAGAACGCTACAAAGCTCGCTTGGTTGCCAAGGGATATACACAACAAGAAGGTGTTGACTTCATAGACACATTCTCACCAGTGGCTAAGATGACTACTGTGAAGACTCTTTTGGCTGTCTCGGCTGCGAAACATTGGAGTTTAACACAGTTGGATGTATCTAATGCATTTCTAAATGGTGATCTTGAAGAAGAAATTTACATGTCGTTACCTCCGGGCTATACACCAAAAGAGGGGGAAACGTTACCTCCTAATGCTGTTTGCAAACTCAATAAGTCTCTCTATGGGCTTAAGCAAGCATCAAGACAGTGGTTCATCAAGTTTAGTACTACGTTACTATCTCTTGGTTTTCACAAGTCTCACACTGATCATACTCTGTTCATCAAGAATACTGGTGGCAAATATATCGCAGTCCTTgtttatgtggatgatattatAATCGCTAGCAGTGATGATACAGAGGTTGATATATTGAAAGCTAATTTGCAACAATCTTTTAAACTTCGTGACTTGGGTCCTTTGAAATTCTTTCTTGGACTTGAGATAGCACGATCAAGTCAAGGGATTGCTGTTTGTCaacgaaaatatattttggagcTTCTGGAAGAAGCTGGTTTGTTAGCTTGCAAACCTGCAAATGCTCCAATGGATCCTAATGTCAAGCTTCGCCAGGATTTTCTTGAGCCTTCTTTGGATGATCCTACTGTTTATCGACGCTTGGTGGGTCGGTTGATGTATTTAACAATCACTAGACCTGACATCACCTATGCTGTCACTAAACTTTGTCAGTTTGCCTCTGCTCCAAAGAAGTCTCACCTTCAAGCTGCTTTTCGTGTTCTACATTACCTCAAAGGCTCCATTGCTCTTGGTTTATTCTATTCTTCAGATTGTGACTTGATTCTTAAAGCATATACATATGCGGACTGGGGATCTTGTCCTGATACACGTCGTTCCACTTCTGGTTTCTGCTTGTTCCTTGGTTCCTCGTTAATctcttggaaaagcaagaaacagGACGTTGTGTCTCATTCTTCTGCAGAATCTGAATACAGAGCAATGTCTTTTGCTGTGAAAGAGGTGATATGGATTGTCAATCTTCTCGCGGAGTTGCAGGCGCCTCAGACTCGTTCTGTTGCATTCTATTGTGACTCGACTGCTGCCATCCATATCGCAAACAACCCGGTCTTCCATGAGCGAACGAAACACGTTGAGCTTGATTGTCATCAGGTTCGTGATCGCATTGTGAGTGGTTTGATCAAGACTCTTCATGTTCGTAGTGAGAATCAACTGGCGGATGTCTTCACCAAGCCTCTGTTTCCCGGTTTATTCCACTCGATGATAAACAAGATGTCTCTACGTTCTCTGTACTCGCCATCTTGAGGGGGAATATTAATATAGAGAATTGTTATAAACCGTGTAAACCGGTAATTGAGATTAGATTGATGTAAACCGTGTAAACCGGTATCTCTATTACTATAAATGTTCGGTTGTAACAGAAAGGTGAATAACAAGAAATCATTTTCCATTTTGAGCTTCGTCTTCTTCGACTCTATTGAGCTCAACTGATAATACAACAGTGTAGAACTGAAGAAGTATCAATTACCAAGAGAGTGCAAAAGTATGAGATTATAAGTTCGATATGAAAACATTGTATCCCCGAAAATGATAAAAGAGAAAAgcttttcaatatttataaatgacgGCGTTATAAACGGGTACACCATCATTAGTAAAACCTAGTGCGGTGGCAAGATTCCCGCCATTTTAGGAAAAACTGTTCAATTTTCTTGGTTAAACCGGATCCGGTTTATGGTctaattataactaaaatattttggattcgGCGAACCGCCGATGTGGATGCTCTGCTTCAAGAGACATTTGCCGAGCTGTTAAATTCTCAAAACTCATTCTAATAATTTCGCTAATATTGCGTTCGCCTCTCACAATGAATTGGGGAGACTTATTGTTAATCCATCAAACACACCCGAATAAACAGACCTCGGCCCAATGAATCGGAGCCTGCTTGGGTTTTACGATGGCTTAAGGGCATAAGAGGTAAATCTATCGGCACTTAGAAACACTTAGGAGACACAACACACGGATTAGGTTTATAGCAATATTGTAATTCTTGCCGAGTTGTTCTGACCACGTAAACTCATTCAATCTCTTCGTAATCATCTCAAGATCATTCCATAAATTAAACGTCTTTCAAACAAACTATATTGAATTCGTGTTTACTTACAGTACAATACCGAATTCAGATTAAAGCGCACTGGGAAGGAAATTTTGACCGAAACAAAGGTACAAGGTAAGATTAAGAGCAAAGACTTGTTGACGTAAATGGTTGATGTGTTTTGTTCTATACATTGCAATAAACTAGATTTTAGTTGACTTCAACACACAAATGTTGATATCTTCCTTAAGACATTGTATGTAGGGATATTAAATTATCAGAATTTTCATTCTGACTGTGATGACACATAAGTGATTCAAACAAGCAAACGTTAGAACAATTCCAAGAAATGGATACATTCCTGGTCAAAGTCTTCGACagataaaatctataaaatgcTTACACTTCCTCATTGATAAGTCCAAAAGGACATtacatctttctctctctctcttattgtCTTCTGATTGGAAAAATGGAACTCTCATTTCTTGTTGGAACAAAGAATCTCAGAACATCAGTTACTTTGGTGATACTAGGTTTGGTAATAATTCTCAATGGACGTAGCAGTTTCCTGTCACGAGCCGTTGCTGAGACGAGTAAGGTATTATAAATTGTataagttttctttttgaaaacttaaaacataaaCTTCAACACTTAAAAGAGAAAACAGTTCACTAACAAGGTTGGTTATGTTGTGATAACCAATAAAAGGTTCATATTGTGTATTTGGGTGAGAAGCAGCATGATGATCCCAAGTTTGTCACGGAATCTCATCATCAGATGTTGTCGTCACTTCTTGGAAGGTATGTAAAATGtagtttctctctttttatatgatatatgtgAACCTTTGTTTACTTGCGAAAGCGATATAAGATTAGGCTAAGCTTTTTGTTAACCTTAGTTCCTCCTAGAGattaataatcataaaaaatatttatatgggaGTACAATTAATGGCAAAAGCAAAACACTTAATCCTAAGGAGTACAATATTGTAAAATGGAAAAAATACCAAAACTCATTATCTAAAATATCGTAACAATGGTCTCTTGTCACTATAATAGTCTCTTAATTTTTATACTCATGGTTTCTTGCTTCTGCTTCATCATTCATGTTACAGTAAAGAAGATGCTCATGACTCAATGGTTCATAGTTTCCGACATGGCTTCTCAGGTTTTGCAGCCAAGCTTACCAAATCTCAAGCCAAGGATATATCAGGTTGACATATCTAAAAGACATCGTTTGATTATCTCAAAGCGAATCTGATTTTGTTTTCGTTGCTTTTTCTCTTTCGCAACAGCCTTACCTGAAGTTATTCATGTCATACCGGATAGTTTCTACAAGCTGGCAACAACTAGGACATGGGACTACTTAGGTGTTTCTGCCACTGATCCAAAGAATCTTCTTAATGATGctaatatgggtgatcagattatcGTCGGCATTATCGACACTGGTATATATGAGTGTTTACATGAAAATTTATTTCACACTTTGCTTAGTACAATGTGTAGATCAATCTTAAGTTTCTTGTTTCTGTTGATTCCTATGTGGCTCTGTTTTGGCTTCTTTATGACTAAACTTTTTTCTCTGGTTGCAGGAGTTTGGCCAGAATCTGAAGTATTTAACGACAATGGGATTGGATCGGTGCCGAGTCACTGGAAAGGAAGCTGTCAATCAGGAGAGATGTTCAACTCCTCCCACTGCAATAAAAAGCTTATAGGAGCAAAGTATTTCCTCGATGCTTTTGTTGTGGAGAACGGAAACTTCAACTCCACAGAATCACTTGACTTCATTTCCCCTAGAGACCTTAATGGTCATGGCACGCATGTTGCTACCATCGCGGCAGGTTCGTACGTGCCCAATACAAGCTACAAGGGGCTAGCTGGAGGGACTGTAAGAGGTGGGGCACCCCGTGCTCGTATAGCAGTTTACAAAACTTGTTGGTATCTAGATGATCGAGGCACATATTTATGTTCGTCCGCAGACATCTTGAAAGCAATGGACGAGGCAATCCATGATGGTGTTGATATTATGTCTCTTTCTCTAGGCTATGAACCTCTGTTTCCAGAAACAGATGTTCGCGATGGGATAGCTACTGGGGCATTCCATGCAGTCTTAAAGGGTATTGCAGTTGTTTGTGCGGGTGCTAATGCAGGCCCAGCGGCTCAGACAGTTACAAACTTGGCTCCTTGGATTATCACAGTGGCTGCTACCACTCTAGACCGATCCTTTCCCACACATTTGACACTTGGGAACAACAGAGTGATACTGGTAACAACCAAATATATTGATTCTCCTCAAATACTCCTTCGGTTCGGTTTCATACTAAACATAGTtctagtttttttgtttgattataactgtagttttatattttcaaagcaaatagtaaatatttttcctgtttttacttttaactcattaattaaattttccaaaaaaaagtcattaattaaataaaataaaataatgtattaaatgAAGGTAAAATAGAcaatttaatcattttttattcCTGTACAAAAAAACCTTAAATaacattaataatataatatgaaacggaggggtatatatgttttcaaaatatttacttaGCAGTTTGATGCCTGTTCCACCAATTTTCTCTCAGGGTCAAGCAATGTACACAGGTCCAGAACTTGGCTTCACTAGCTTGGTTTACCCAGAGGATCCAGGAAACAGTAATGAAACCTTTAGTGGGTAATTTTCAAATCTCCCTATTAGTAATTACGTAAAATTCCACCAAATCTTGCAATATGAAGAAGATTAATGCTCTGAATCTTCCAATGCAGTACCTGTGAGCGTCTTCTTATCAATTCTGATCTTACAATGGCGGGGAAAGTCGTGTTGTGTTTCACAACATCACCTTACGGTACTGCCGTATCGAGGGCTGCACGCTATGTGAAGCGAGCCGGTGGTCTTGGCGTAATCATCGCAGGACAGCCAGGCAACATTATCCGACCATGTGTAGATGATTTCCCTTGTGTTTCTGTTGACTACGAGCTCGGGACCAACATACTTCTTTACATACGTTCCAGTGGGTATGAAAATATGAACTAAGAGATAAGATCTTTAACTACCACTAgaatgagaaataaaaaaaataagcaacGTTTTGTTGTTTTGCAGATTGCCTCTTGTGAAGATACAACCATCTAGAACACTCATCGGACAACCAGTTGGTACTAAGGTGGCAACTTTCTCATCTAGAGGACCTAATCCAATTTCACCCGCAATCCTTAAAGTATATGAGAATCCTTGcatgttatttttaaatttcagacACATCATGGTTTTTATCTCATATGTTATCAATCATATGAATGCAGCCAGATATAGCAGCACCAGGAGTGAGCATATTAGCGGCTACAACCACCAACACCACACTAAACGACCGAGGATACATTTTTCTGTCGGGAACATCAATGTCAACTCCTACCATTTCAGGAGTTATTGCGCTTCTCAAAACTCTGCACCCTGATTGGTCCCCTGCTGCCTTTAGATCAGCCATGGTCACTACAGGTTCTTATCTTCTTCACCTAGTCAATATAGTTAGCGCAGCAAGAACATATACTGATCTCAAGAATCATATTTAATTACACCGCAGCTTGGAGAACAGATCCACTGGGAGAGCAGATTTTTGCAGAAGGGTCGCCTCGGAAGCTTGCTGATCCGTTTGACTACGGTGGAGGCGTTGTGAATCCAGAGAAAGCAGCAAAACCAGGTCTCATATACGACTTGGGCCTCGAAGACTATGTTCTATATATGTGCTCTGCTGGTTACAACGAGTCAGCAATCTCTCAGCTTGTCGGTAAATCAACATCCTGCTCGAATCCCAGACCATCTGTTCTTGATTTCAATCTGCCTTCAATCACAATACCAAACCTCAAAGAAGAAGTTAGTCTAACCA contains these protein-coding regions:
- the LOC108840235 gene encoding subtilisin-like protease SBT3.7, producing the protein MVHSFRHGFSGFAAKLTKSQAKDISALPEVIHVIPDSFYKLATTRTWDYLGVSATDPKNLLNDANMGDQIIVGIIDTGVWPESEVFNDNGIGSVPSHWKGSCQSGEMFNSSHCNKKLIGAKYFLDAFVVENGNFNSTESLDFISPRDLNGHGTHVATIAAGSYVPNTSYKGLAGGTVRGGAPRARIAVYKTCWYLDDRGTYLCSSADILKAMDEAIHDGVDIMSLSLGYEPLFPETDVRDGIATGAFHAVLKGIAVVCAGANAGPAAQTVTNLAPWIITVAATTLDRSFPTHLTLGNNRVILGQAMYTGPELGFTSLVYPEDPGNSNETFSGTCERLLINSDLTMAGKVVLCFTTSPYGTAVSRAARYVKRAGGLGVIIAGQPGNIIRPCVDDFPCVSVDYELGTNILLYIRSSGLPLVKIQPSRTLIGQPVGTKVATFSSRGPNPISPAILKPDIAAPGVSILAATTTNTTLNDRGYIFLSGTSMSTPTISGVIALLKTLHPDWSPAAFRSAMVTTAWRTDPLGEQIFAEGSPRKLADPFDYGGGVVNPEKAAKPGLIYDLGLEDYVLYMCSAGYNESAISQLVGKSTSCSNPRPSVLDFNLPSITIPNLKEEVSLTRILTNVGPLDSVYKVAVKPPMGVHVTVTPETLVFNSTTKRVSFKVNVSTAHKINTGYYFGSLTWSDSVHNVTIPLSVRTQILPFYYDEN